In the Candidatus Thermoplasmatota archaeon genome, one interval contains:
- a CDS encoding succinate dehydrogenase, protein MPELGALETMAVSTADRAVKRTGAWGRFTMRTDAWWVEPLVFGLFLGAFIVYSTWRAFENAHYFVGPYHSPLGSPDLRELLHLQNVPAWISPSMLILPFPILFRMTCYYYRKAYYRSYMASPPGCAVKGLSGYGYVGERGVFTLQNLHRYALYTAIVILAWLWYDAFLAVGVPQGAPFLSMGSFVFFGNVLLLSAYTLGCHSLRHIVGGKLDCFSCDPGARMRYGLWQKVTVLNGRHMLWAWCSLASIWLVDLYVRGVSAGWFGEGRLL, encoded by the coding sequence ATGCCGGAACTCGGGGCACTCGAAACGATGGCCGTCTCCACCGCGGATCGGGCGGTCAAGCGGACAGGCGCGTGGGGACGGTTCACGATGCGAACCGACGCCTGGTGGGTCGAGCCGCTCGTCTTTGGACTGTTCCTTGGCGCCTTCATCGTGTACAGCACGTGGCGCGCCTTCGAGAACGCGCACTACTTCGTCGGACCCTACCACTCGCCCCTGGGCTCCCCCGACCTGCGCGAGCTTCTGCACCTGCAGAACGTCCCGGCTTGGATCTCCCCTTCGATGCTCATCCTGCCGTTCCCCATCCTCTTCCGGATGACGTGCTACTACTATCGCAAGGCGTACTATCGGAGCTACATGGCCTCGCCCCCCGGCTGCGCGGTCAAGGGCCTCTCCGGGTACGGATACGTCGGCGAGCGGGGCGTCTTCACGCTCCAGAACCTCCATCGGTACGCCTTGTACACGGCGATCGTCATCCTCGCGTGGCTCTGGTACGACGCCTTCCTTGCCGTGGGCGTGCCGCAGGGAGCCCCGTTCCTGTCGATGGGCTCCTTCGTCTTCTTCGGGAACGTCCTCCTGCTCTCGGCCTACACCCTTGGCTGCCATTCGCTCCGGCACATCGTGGGCGGCAAGCTCGACTGTTTCTCGTGCGACCCCGGCGCGCGGATGCGGTACGGGCTGTGGCAGAAGGTCACCGTCCTCAACGGACGCCACATGCTCTGGGCCTGGTGCTCGCTCGCCTCCATCTGGCTTGTGGACCTCTACGTCCGCGGCGTGTCGGCGGGATGGTTCGGGGAGGGTCGGTTGCTGTGA
- a CDS encoding biotin--[acetyl-CoA-carboxylase] ligase translates to MPWTIREFEEVESTNDVARRLAEQGAGDRLVVAAERQTGGRGRAGRSWTSEHGGLYLSVVLLPPPRPDRPGLLPLAAGLAVSRAAARFDAPARVKWPNDVEVGRAKLAGILVEASWSGPRPWAVVGVGLNVKNPVPAGGARLADFAAGASLAHARDAVLAELDAALAELEKDPDALCRKWERQSSTVGARVRAESLAAGAVEGIAAGLDGDGALLVRTEAGTRRIVAGDVLHLRPVEP, encoded by the coding sequence GTGCCGTGGACGATCCGAGAATTCGAGGAGGTCGAATCGACGAACGACGTGGCGCGGCGCCTCGCGGAGCAGGGCGCGGGCGATCGTCTCGTCGTGGCCGCGGAGCGCCAGACGGGGGGTCGCGGCCGTGCCGGGCGCTCCTGGACCTCGGAGCACGGAGGCTTGTACCTCTCCGTCGTCCTCTTGCCTCCACCCCGGCCGGACCGACCCGGGCTTCTGCCGTTGGCGGCGGGATTGGCCGTCTCGCGCGCGGCGGCACGGTTCGACGCACCCGCGCGCGTGAAGTGGCCCAACGACGTGGAGGTCGGGAGGGCGAAGCTGGCGGGGATTCTCGTGGAGGCGAGCTGGAGCGGGCCGCGCCCCTGGGCCGTCGTGGGTGTGGGCCTCAACGTGAAAAACCCGGTGCCGGCGGGAGGCGCGCGACTTGCCGATTTCGCGGCGGGCGCCTCGTTGGCGCATGCGCGGGACGCGGTTCTGGCCGAGCTCGACGCCGCCCTTGCTGAGCTCGAAAAGGACCCCGACGCTCTCTGCCGCAAATGGGAGCGCCAAAGCTCGACGGTCGGAGCCCGCGTGCGCGCGGAGTCGCTCGCCGCCGGCGCGGTCGAAGGCATAGCCGCGGGGCTCGACGGAGACGGCGCGCTGCTCGTGCGGACGGAGGCGGGAACGCGACGGATCGTCGCGGGCGACGTCCTCCATCTTCGGCCCGTCGAGCCGTAG
- a CDS encoding helix-turn-helix domain-containing protein, whose protein sequence is MALPEVVVEFERPEEPLCRFTAENPGARAMLRVTDPTPPTLSTVLTVVGDTDKTGALLRELRAQPGAASFEIVTITPYSVVCKIGASTNGNARMAWAEALDAFLETFGRDALLEPVMVEGGRMRIRAMAVRNLDTRRALEKLQELQKALPWSGFRVVRVADFDPVAMSDRLVPMLDPDQEELVRLALSMGYYESPRRCNLEDIARRVGLSVSPVHKKLKDIEHTLINGYLDPSTRKERKRRRHGVSLSRRGEGGTFREVLVHATIPGAITEFCARNRGARAVWQPLHDATGRGDSLLLVVIAPPTLYRELLKQLEAEGKTLEVLSRDEGHATVRVTGRGAGPDPIAGLVRRFGRDAYLKPAVVEGSRTLVRIVLTRRLPDDEVVKAMEEVALEAAWQDQEVVAIRDLAVEASLLSLPRLEKVTPRQDEVLRIGHALGYYRTPRGCTLEDIAGTLGISTNAVHKNLTAAEQKIIYAYVGTGL, encoded by the coding sequence GTGGCCCTGCCGGAAGTCGTGGTGGAATTCGAACGCCCGGAAGAGCCGCTGTGCCGCTTCACGGCGGAGAACCCCGGCGCGCGCGCCATGCTTCGCGTGACGGACCCCACGCCGCCCACGCTCTCGACCGTGCTTACGGTCGTGGGCGACACCGACAAGACGGGCGCGCTCCTGCGCGAGCTTCGCGCGCAGCCGGGCGCCGCCTCCTTCGAGATCGTGACGATCACCCCCTACAGCGTCGTCTGCAAGATCGGCGCGTCCACGAACGGCAACGCCCGCATGGCGTGGGCCGAGGCCCTGGACGCCTTCCTCGAGACCTTCGGCCGCGACGCCCTCCTCGAGCCTGTCATGGTGGAGGGCGGCCGCATGCGCATCCGCGCCATGGCCGTCCGCAACCTCGACACGCGCCGTGCGCTCGAGAAGCTGCAGGAGCTTCAGAAGGCCCTCCCGTGGTCGGGATTCCGCGTCGTGCGCGTGGCCGACTTCGACCCCGTCGCCATGAGCGACCGGCTGGTCCCGATGCTCGATCCCGACCAGGAGGAGCTCGTTCGCCTCGCCCTCTCCATGGGCTACTACGAGAGCCCCCGCCGCTGCAACCTGGAGGACATCGCGCGGCGCGTGGGGCTCTCGGTGAGCCCCGTGCACAAGAAGCTCAAGGACATCGAGCACACGCTCATCAACGGGTACCTCGACCCGTCCACGCGCAAGGAGCGGAAGCGCCGCCGCCACGGCGTCTCGCTCTCCCGGCGCGGCGAGGGGGGCACGTTCCGCGAGGTCCTCGTCCACGCGACCATTCCGGGAGCCATCACCGAGTTCTGCGCCCGAAACCGCGGCGCCCGGGCGGTGTGGCAGCCCCTGCACGACGCGACGGGCCGCGGCGATTCGCTCCTGCTTGTCGTGATCGCGCCGCCGACCCTGTACCGCGAGCTTCTCAAGCAGCTCGAAGCCGAAGGCAAGACGCTTGAGGTCTTGTCGCGGGACGAGGGTCACGCCACGGTGCGGGTCACGGGGCGGGGCGCCGGCCCGGACCCGATCGCCGGCCTCGTGCGGCGGTTCGGGCGCGACGCGTACCTCAAGCCCGCCGTCGTCGAAGGTTCGCGAACGCTCGTGCGCATCGTGCTTACGCGTCGGCTCCCCGACGACGAGGTCGTGAAGGCCATGGAGGAGGTCGCGCTCGAGGCGGCTTGGCAGGACCAGGAGGTCGTGGCCATCCGCGACCTTGCCGTGGAGGCCTCCCTGCTGTCGCTTCCACGCCTGGAGAAGGTGACCCCGCGCCAGGACGAGGTCCTGCGGATCGGCCACGCCCTGGGGTACTACAGGACGCCCCGCGGATGCACTCTTGAGGACATCGCCGGCACGTTGGGCATCAGCACGAACGCCGTGCACAAGAATCTCACGGCGGCCGAGCAGAAGATCATCTACGCCTACGTCGGAACTGGCCTCTAG